A stretch of Spirosoma oryzicola DNA encodes these proteins:
- a CDS encoding OstA-like protein translates to MFRLFVRFLVVFVLFSSLIVSNHALAQVGGAPVADKVELLHADSLVGVNTPGQVVRKIYNNVRFRQKGVLMYCDLAIQNATTNIIEAYGNVRLVQGDTISVRGDTMFYYGNTRQANVRGRVIMRDRKMTLTTSQLEYDMLSGIAHYPTPGRIVDKENVLTSREGYYDTRSKLFTFRQNVRLVNPKGTLTADSLLYNSLTRIATFQGPTRIVNKDGVLTAVEGQYNTTTGISNFQRRATVETPKYRLTGDSLYYDNLSELGVAKGNVIMVAKDRKAIITGDHVRYNGKIGISRVTGHPVAKSLANETTKDTLFLRADTLFSFDDKVTNTRRLLAHKNVYIYKSDLQSKCDSLIYNTADSTIYFYKKPIVWSQNRYQMEADSILAQLKNNRINTMYLRSKSFVISLDTLMNFNQVKGRTITAYFTTKTAPVKPAAKPILTASRSVTATNAPVRSVMTKETTPSATTATQQEQTSLERVLVDGNGQSIYYAVDDQNKMIGLNHVECSRMNIEFNESKVGRIRFYGRPDAQLIPPKEITGDDKELDGFSWREAEKPTKGQVLWLETPPEAKPGSKKPLKIRSSTKPLAKKLVPRGNK, encoded by the coding sequence ATGTTTCGTCTGTTTGTCCGCTTTCTTGTCGTTTTCGTTCTATTCAGTTCACTGATCGTGTCCAATCATGCTCTGGCACAGGTAGGCGGAGCGCCTGTGGCGGATAAGGTGGAGTTGTTGCATGCTGACAGTCTTGTTGGCGTCAATACGCCCGGTCAGGTTGTCCGCAAAATATACAACAACGTGCGCTTCCGGCAAAAAGGCGTGCTAATGTACTGCGACCTGGCGATACAAAACGCGACAACAAACATTATTGAAGCCTACGGAAATGTCCGGTTGGTGCAGGGCGATACCATTAGTGTACGGGGCGACACCATGTTTTACTACGGAAACACCCGGCAGGCCAACGTTCGCGGGCGCGTCATTATGCGCGACCGTAAGATGACACTGACGACCAGTCAGCTCGAATACGATATGCTATCGGGAATTGCGCACTACCCGACGCCCGGCCGCATTGTTGACAAAGAAAACGTACTCACCAGTCGCGAAGGGTACTACGATACGCGTAGCAAACTGTTTACGTTCCGACAAAACGTCCGGCTTGTCAATCCGAAAGGTACGCTCACCGCCGATTCACTGCTGTATAATTCACTGACCCGCATTGCCACCTTCCAGGGTCCGACCCGCATCGTCAACAAAGACGGGGTTCTCACTGCCGTTGAAGGCCAGTACAACACCACAACCGGTATTTCTAACTTCCAGCGCCGGGCCACCGTCGAAACACCTAAATACCGACTCACCGGCGATTCCTTGTATTACGATAACCTTTCCGAACTGGGGGTTGCTAAAGGTAATGTCATCATGGTTGCCAAGGACCGTAAAGCAATCATTACGGGCGACCACGTTCGTTACAATGGCAAAATTGGCATTTCGCGGGTAACGGGCCATCCGGTCGCGAAGAGTCTCGCGAACGAAACGACAAAGGACACTCTTTTTCTGCGCGCTGACACCTTGTTTTCCTTCGACGACAAAGTAACGAACACACGTCGTTTGCTGGCGCACAAAAACGTGTACATCTATAAATCGGATCTACAAAGCAAGTGCGACTCGTTGATTTACAATACCGCTGACTCAACGATTTATTTTTACAAAAAGCCGATTGTCTGGAGTCAGAACAGATACCAGATGGAAGCGGATTCGATCTTAGCGCAGTTAAAAAACAACCGCATTAACACGATGTACCTACGCAGCAAATCGTTCGTGATTTCGCTCGATACGCTGATGAATTTCAACCAGGTGAAAGGCAGGACAATAACGGCTTATTTTACGACGAAAACGGCACCAGTCAAACCAGCGGCCAAGCCAATTTTAACAGCAAGTCGCTCAGTCACTGCAACGAATGCCCCCGTCCGCAGCGTAATGACTAAAGAAACCACGCCATCTGCTACAACGGCTACTCAGCAGGAACAGACCTCGCTGGAACGCGTTCTTGTTGATGGCAACGGCCAGAGCATTTATTACGCTGTTGACGACCAGAATAAAATGATTGGACTTAACCACGTCGAGTGCAGCCGGATGAACATTGAGTTCAATGAAAGCAAAGTTGGACGTATACGATTTTATGGCCGTCCGGACGCGCAGTTGATACCACCTAAGGAGATTACCGGCGACGATAAAGAACTGGATGGATTCAGCTGGCGGGAGGCCGAAAAGCCAACAAAAGGACAAGTTTTGTGGCTCGAAACACCACCGGAAGCTAAGCCCGGAAGTAAAAAACCATTAAAAATCAGGAGTTCAACTAAACCTTTGGCTAAGAAACTCGTTCCAAGGGGTAATAAATAA
- a CDS encoding T9SS type A sorting domain-containing protein: protein MKQIILIGFLTAFLTGTTPLRAQVAPRDSDARKGSRLELGRTAGSRKQTAPTLSKQRFSLAPPTATTAVNLDRSATIRKNAPINEYYRSLLVGRPATKSTARSSASDATPSPTEAKSSPDIAIRDDEQLFSNDQITVSNIYPNPASESAEIDYQIKGHVGEAKLILLNVLGSPIEEYDMSQHERKVRVATRSLASGYYFYQLSLEGKKVATKKLLVRHQ from the coding sequence ATGAAACAAATTATACTTATTGGTTTTCTCACCGCCTTTCTGACAGGCACAACTCCGCTACGGGCGCAGGTTGCCCCGCGCGATTCCGACGCCCGAAAGGGAAGTCGGCTGGAGTTGGGCCGGACAGCAGGAAGTCGGAAGCAAACCGCTCCAACACTGTCTAAGCAACGCTTTTCACTTGCTCCCCCCACAGCGACTACCGCAGTAAATCTTGACCGATCAGCGACCATTCGCAAAAACGCACCGATCAACGAATATTACCGGTCATTGCTGGTAGGACGCCCAGCCACAAAATCGACGGCTCGTTCATCTGCATCCGACGCTACCCCTTCGCCTACTGAAGCTAAATCTAGCCCGGATATAGCGATACGGGATGACGAACAACTGTTTAGCAACGACCAAATCACGGTTTCGAACATCTATCCGAATCCAGCCAGTGAGTCAGCCGAAATTGATTATCAGATCAAGGGGCACGTTGGCGAAGCAAAGCTGATTCTGCTGAACGTACTAGGATCACCCATTGAAGAATATGACATGTCACAGCACGAGCGGAAGGTCCGTGTGGCAACCCGCTCGTTGGCAAGTGGTTACTATTTCTATCAATTATCGCTTGAAGGAAAAAAGGTTGCGACCAAGAAACTGCTTGTCCGGCATCAATAA